In the genome of Halobacterium noricense, one region contains:
- the cas7b gene encoding type I-B CRISPR-associated protein Cas7/Csh2 translates to MIENTDDTIQNRSEIAFVIDAKDTNPNGDPLTADNEPRIDPVTGQCVVTDVRLKRYLRDQLVEDDHIVLIANPNDDVLTREEMYDAVEEEMGVSTEDAEPEELLEAFVETAADVRYFGATISLDTELADDLPDQFEGPVQFNHGRSYHEVARNTESKQLATVIANEDDSEEGGKKDQGTFATDNRISYGVIGFGGRINDNAAEDTRLTEEDVERLDTLCWRALKNQTVTRSKAGQQPRLYVRVEYERDGFEIGRLNDRIGVASDLPEDEIRGMDDFQLDVSEFVTTLADNDARIDTVHVTADSAVDFALPDGETGDSKAFYAALEDALGTEAVDAYDVYERYTN, encoded by the coding sequence ATGATAGAGAACACCGACGATACGATCCAGAACCGCTCCGAAATCGCTTTCGTGATTGACGCCAAGGACACCAACCCCAACGGCGACCCGCTCACGGCCGACAACGAGCCCCGCATCGATCCCGTCACCGGCCAGTGCGTCGTCACCGACGTGCGGCTCAAGCGGTACCTTCGCGACCAGCTCGTTGAGGATGACCACATCGTGCTTATTGCCAATCCGAACGACGATGTGCTGACCCGCGAGGAGATGTACGACGCCGTCGAAGAAGAGATGGGTGTCAGCACAGAAGACGCGGAGCCCGAGGAACTTCTCGAGGCATTCGTCGAGACCGCCGCCGACGTGCGGTACTTCGGGGCCACAATCTCGCTTGACACGGAGCTAGCCGACGACCTCCCAGACCAGTTCGAGGGGCCGGTGCAGTTCAACCACGGCCGCAGCTACCACGAGGTCGCCCGCAACACCGAATCCAAGCAGCTCGCCACCGTCATCGCCAACGAGGACGACAGCGAGGAAGGCGGCAAGAAGGATCAGGGCACGTTCGCCACAGACAATCGCATCAGTTACGGCGTCATCGGGTTCGGTGGCCGAATCAACGACAACGCCGCCGAGGATACCCGCCTCACCGAGGAAGACGTTGAGCGGCTCGACACGCTCTGCTGGCGGGCACTGAAGAACCAGACCGTCACCCGCTCGAAGGCCGGTCAACAGCCGCGCCTCTACGTCCGCGTCGAGTACGAACGGGACGGGTTTGAGATCGGTCGGCTCAACGACCGCATCGGTGTGGCCAGCGACCTGCCCGAAGACGAGATCCGTGGAATGGACGACTTCCAGCTCGATGTCTCGGAATTCGTGACTACGCTCGCCGACAACGACGCTCGGATCGACACCGTCCACGTCACCGCCGACAGTGCCGTCGACTTCGCGCTCCCCGACGGCGAGACGGGCGACAGCAAGGCCTTCTACGCCGCCCTTGAGGACGCCCTCGGCACCGAGGCCGTCGACGCCTACGATGTGTACGAGCGGTACACGAACTGA
- the cas5b gene encoding type I-B CRISPR-associated protein Cas5b, producing MTQQDFTDYASDGDDMASADAEDGPPDSRFVPETCIGFDVTADFAHFRKVGNNSAKPSYRVPPRTTVAGLLAGIMGMPRDSYYDLFSPSSSAVAVVPKTLPHTYTMGITTVNTKADDAIQYLPHEKSYHHSAEMLTPESYVKYDRQRDTYEMLVDPVYRVYVALADEDVNDELRERLEDSRYHYSPALGLSECIADIRNVETHPVDPAATDAVDSATYDDSAVVPRPGVTVKRERAQLYVEATDGGRRTTAFGNITYATGDDRLPVDVSRAHSVGAHDVVFY from the coding sequence ATGACGCAACAAGACTTCACCGACTACGCGTCCGATGGCGACGACATGGCGTCAGCGGACGCCGAGGATGGGCCGCCGGACTCGCGGTTCGTTCCCGAAACCTGCATCGGATTCGACGTGACCGCCGACTTCGCCCACTTCCGGAAGGTGGGCAACAACAGCGCCAAGCCCAGCTACCGCGTCCCGCCGCGGACGACCGTCGCCGGCCTGCTCGCGGGGATCATGGGAATGCCGCGAGACAGCTACTATGACCTGTTCTCCCCGTCGTCTTCCGCGGTTGCGGTCGTCCCGAAGACGCTGCCCCACACGTACACGATGGGGATCACGACAGTCAACACGAAGGCAGACGACGCCATCCAGTACCTCCCCCACGAGAAGAGCTACCATCATAGTGCGGAGATGTTGACGCCCGAGTCCTACGTCAAGTACGACCGGCAGCGTGACACCTACGAGATGCTCGTCGACCCAGTGTACCGTGTCTACGTCGCTCTCGCCGACGAGGATGTCAACGACGAACTGCGGGAACGGCTTGAAGACTCACGGTATCACTACTCGCCCGCGCTCGGCCTCTCCGAATGCATCGCCGACATCCGAAACGTGGAGACGCATCCGGTCGATCCAGCGGCTACGGACGCCGTCGACTCCGCAACGTACGACGATTCTGCGGTCGTTCCCAGGCCCGGAGTCACGGTCAAGCGCGAACGGGCGCAGCTCTACGTGGAAGCGACCGACGGCGGCCGACGCACGACCGCGTTCGGCAACATCACGTACGCGACTGGTGACGACCGGCTACCCGTGGACGTGTCACGAGCCCACTCCGTCGGCGCCCACGATGTCGTCTTCTACTGA
- a CDS encoding DEAD/DEAH box helicase family protein codes for MTFNKYISHPAKTEDGEPTLLIGEGGRFDSDGHLRTVADRVVEACYGQRLADGTPAEAVAEVVGLIHDFAKLTRWAQKHLRDEPFKHSDEYRYHAFPSALVTLYCLQKCRDDVGAHAAEVATLVVAGHHDTQSPPESSKLAENYGRTTAEVRENYERVNDQLEDIGDEVPERADHIIRTATDGTGSWEDFRQWHDDRTEPVGGAHDQQMYFARMDDGDTEAGYYGDVVRLWTALKFADQTAASGIEDHDLGGTFPEQSDLKRHVDDLEEGDGVLANLNDLRDRARRDATENVEALVESDDVGLVTLPTGFGKTYTGLSAGLRAADINDSRLVYVLPYTSILDQTASEIQSVFGVSPYSRAFTLHHHLSNTYTGLGDHYTDADIGRSPGALHAESWLSGLTLTTTVQLFESLAAPTARQATRVPSLHESVVVIDEPQAIPEDWWQIVPVLVELLVDTYDATVILMTATQPGLVEYGSDELTTRELTDDTDQYTDFLADHPRVTYRLHDTVRTDLGDEYATLDYPTAGGRISEAAENGRDVLAVCNTRASAEELYQHVTPMVGVEGNAPVELGRHLHDDVEETGELPSPVALRRLALDAVAEQEADTVYAFLSGNVRPDDRKLLIDALYDDEAGDENDPDPLLDGDESVVLVSTSVVEAGVDVSFDTVFRDYAPIPNIVQSGGRCNRSFGGETGDVVVWRLAEPEDGSAVPSLVIHGGDGGDALPLLRETGHVLRRYAADGSIDESTMVSDTVGEFYESLFEGELDPGNKRLADAVASASMSELEGEHMIDEIEGYEDVIACLTDEERGDLLVDDFGAGDIGTHPGAQVNTDPDAWTNEVTIGNSRYLLVDARDAPYHPVFGVR; via the coding sequence ATGACCTTCAACAAGTACATCTCGCATCCGGCTAAGACCGAGGACGGCGAGCCGACGCTCCTCATCGGCGAAGGGGGACGGTTCGACAGCGATGGACACCTCCGGACGGTCGCCGACCGGGTGGTGGAGGCGTGCTACGGGCAAAGACTGGCCGATGGCACGCCGGCGGAGGCAGTCGCGGAAGTGGTTGGCCTCATCCACGACTTCGCCAAGTTGACTCGATGGGCGCAGAAGCACCTCCGCGACGAGCCCTTCAAACACTCCGACGAGTATCGGTACCACGCCTTCCCGAGTGCCCTCGTCACCCTGTACTGCCTCCAGAAGTGCCGTGACGACGTCGGTGCCCACGCGGCCGAGGTGGCCACGCTCGTGGTCGCGGGCCACCACGACACTCAGTCGCCCCCGGAGTCCTCCAAACTGGCGGAGAACTACGGTCGAACCACCGCCGAAGTTCGAGAGAACTACGAGCGCGTCAACGACCAGTTGGAAGACATCGGCGACGAGGTGCCGGAGCGCGCCGACCACATCATCCGCACGGCGACCGACGGTACGGGGTCGTGGGAGGACTTCCGCCAGTGGCACGACGACCGCACAGAGCCCGTCGGCGGCGCCCACGACCAGCAGATGTACTTCGCCCGGATGGATGATGGAGACACTGAAGCCGGCTACTACGGGGACGTGGTTCGGCTCTGGACGGCACTCAAGTTCGCCGACCAGACCGCGGCGAGCGGGATCGAAGACCACGACCTCGGCGGAACGTTCCCCGAGCAGAGCGATCTCAAACGGCACGTCGACGACCTCGAAGAGGGCGATGGCGTGCTGGCGAATCTCAACGATCTCCGAGACCGGGCCAGACGGGACGCGACGGAGAACGTTGAGGCCCTCGTCGAATCTGACGACGTGGGCCTGGTCACGCTCCCGACGGGGTTTGGGAAGACCTACACCGGGCTCTCGGCTGGCCTCCGCGCTGCAGACATCAACGACAGCAGGCTGGTGTACGTCCTCCCCTACACGAGCATCCTCGACCAAACCGCGAGCGAGATCCAGTCCGTCTTCGGGGTCAGTCCCTACAGTCGAGCGTTCACCCTCCATCACCACCTCTCGAACACCTACACCGGACTCGGCGACCATTACACAGACGCCGACATCGGCCGCTCGCCGGGCGCCCTGCACGCGGAGTCGTGGCTGAGCGGGCTCACCCTCACCACCACCGTCCAACTATTCGAATCACTGGCGGCCCCGACGGCGCGGCAGGCCACCCGTGTGCCGTCCCTCCACGAGTCCGTCGTCGTGATTGACGAGCCACAGGCCATCCCCGAAGACTGGTGGCAGATCGTCCCCGTGCTCGTCGAACTGCTCGTCGACACCTACGACGCCACCGTGATCCTGATGACGGCCACACAGCCCGGCCTCGTCGAGTACGGTTCCGACGAACTCACCACACGGGAACTCACCGACGACACCGATCAGTACACGGACTTCCTCGCCGATCACCCCAGAGTCACCTACCGACTGCACGACACCGTCCGAACGGACCTGGGTGACGAGTACGCAACGCTCGACTACCCTACCGCAGGCGGTCGGATATCCGAGGCAGCAGAAAACGGAAGGGATGTCCTCGCCGTCTGTAACACGCGGGCGAGCGCCGAAGAACTCTACCAGCACGTCACGCCGATGGTGGGTGTCGAAGGGAACGCACCGGTCGAACTCGGTCGCCACCTCCACGACGATGTGGAGGAGACCGGCGAATTGCCGAGCCCCGTCGCACTCCGGCGACTCGCACTCGATGCCGTGGCCGAGCAGGAAGCCGACACCGTCTACGCGTTCCTCTCGGGCAATGTGCGCCCCGACGACCGCAAGCTGCTCATCGACGCCCTCTATGACGACGAGGCGGGCGATGAGAATGACCCCGACCCGCTCCTCGACGGCGACGAGTCGGTCGTCCTCGTCTCCACGAGCGTCGTTGAGGCCGGCGTCGACGTGAGCTTCGACACCGTGTTCCGCGACTACGCCCCCATTCCCAACATCGTCCAGTCCGGCGGGCGGTGCAACCGCTCGTTCGGCGGCGAGACCGGCGATGTGGTCGTCTGGCGGCTCGCCGAGCCGGAAGACGGTAGTGCCGTTCCCTCGCTGGTGATCCATGGCGGTGACGGCGGCGACGCGCTGCCGCTCCTGCGGGAGACCGGACACGTATTGCGGCGATACGCGGCGGACGGCAGCATCGACGAATCGACGATGGTCTCCGACACTGTGGGTGAATTCTACGAGTCACTGTTCGAGGGGGAGCTGGACCCCGGGAATAAGCGGCTCGCAGACGCTGTCGCCTCGGCATCGATGTCCGAGTTAGAGGGCGAACACATGATCGACGAGATTGAGGGATACGAGGACGTGATCGCCTGCCTCACCGACGAGGAGCGAGGCGACCTGCTCGTCGACGATTTTGGCGCGGGCGATATAGGAACACATCCGGGAGCGCAGGTTAATACCGACCCAGACGCGTGGACGAACGAGGTCACGATCGGAAACTCGCGGTACCTGCTGGTGGACGCTCGCGATGCGCCCTATCACCCCGTATTCGGCGTTCGATGA
- a CDS encoding MFS transporter has protein sequence MPADDRTVDPRAPLRQLVSMERDVLVLSAAMFAFSLGFQMTSRYVPRYLSVLGAGAGIIGLYGSLGNLISAVYPYPGGAVSDRLGSRRALTAFGFLSALGFLFWLLAPRLGTVAVGPLAVPPWTWIFVGLFLTQAWKSFGLGATFAVVKQSVPNEELAAGFASTETFRRVGFLVGPLLASGLIAYASDFTLGFQWVLAAAVAFAAAGTAVQHFRYDPAADSIGEEFEGVRQVLDDLRGLPAELRPLLVADVLVRFANGMAYVFFVIVVTEFLNGGDGVGFTGFGVSLSPEAFFGVLLGVEMLVALLSMLPVSRLAERVGLKPVIAVGFAVYATFPVLLVNAPGDQWVLVALFAYSGLRFAGLPAYKAMIVGPAEKEAGGRVTGTYYLVRNAVGIPSTAIGGAIYAFSPTLSFTLATVVGLLGTGYYVAFGREFVAYA, from the coding sequence ATGCCGGCCGACGACCGCACCGTCGACCCGCGCGCGCCGCTCCGGCAACTGGTCTCGATGGAGCGGGACGTGCTCGTCCTCTCGGCGGCGATGTTCGCGTTCAGCCTCGGCTTCCAGATGACCAGCCGGTACGTGCCGCGGTACCTGAGCGTCCTCGGTGCGGGCGCGGGTATCATCGGTCTCTACGGCAGTCTCGGCAACCTCATCAGTGCCGTCTACCCGTACCCGGGCGGAGCCGTCTCCGACCGCCTCGGCTCGCGGCGCGCGCTCACCGCGTTCGGCTTCCTCTCCGCGCTCGGGTTCCTCTTCTGGCTGCTCGCACCCCGACTCGGCACCGTCGCCGTCGGCCCGCTCGCGGTGCCGCCGTGGACGTGGATTTTCGTCGGCCTGTTCCTCACGCAGGCGTGGAAGTCGTTCGGCCTCGGTGCGACGTTCGCGGTGGTCAAACAGAGCGTCCCGAACGAGGAACTCGCGGCCGGCTTCGCGAGCACGGAGACGTTCCGCCGCGTCGGCTTCCTCGTCGGGCCGCTGCTCGCGTCGGGGCTCATCGCGTACGCCAGCGACTTCACGCTCGGCTTCCAGTGGGTGCTCGCGGCCGCCGTCGCCTTCGCCGCCGCCGGCACCGCCGTCCAGCACTTCCGCTACGACCCCGCTGCGGACTCCATCGGCGAGGAGTTCGAGGGCGTTCGGCAGGTCCTCGACGACCTCCGTGGACTCCCCGCGGAACTCCGGCCGCTGCTCGTCGCGGACGTGCTCGTGCGGTTCGCCAACGGGATGGCGTACGTGTTCTTCGTCATCGTCGTTACGGAGTTCCTGAACGGCGGGGACGGCGTTGGATTCACCGGCTTCGGCGTCTCGCTGAGCCCGGAGGCGTTCTTCGGCGTGCTGCTCGGCGTCGAGATGCTGGTCGCGTTGCTGTCGATGCTGCCGGTCTCGCGGCTCGCCGAGCGCGTCGGCCTCAAGCCCGTCATCGCAGTCGGCTTCGCGGTGTACGCGACGTTCCCCGTGCTCCTCGTCAACGCGCCCGGTGACCAGTGGGTGCTCGTCGCGCTGTTCGCGTACTCCGGCCTCCGGTTCGCGGGTCTCCCCGCGTACAAGGCGATGATCGTCGGACCAGCGGAGAAGGAGGCCGGCGGCCGCGTCACCGGGACGTACTACCTCGTCCGGAACGCCGTCGGCATCCCGAGCACCGCCATCGGCGGCGCAATCTACGCGTTCTCGCCGACGCTGTCGTTCACGCTCGCCACCGTCGTCGGCCTGCTCGGAACGGGCTACTACGTCGCGTTCGGCCGCGAGTTCGTCGCGTACGCCTAG
- a CDS encoding DUF7350 domain-containing protein: MRRRRFLALGSGLAASTLLAGCTGDTSTDATATTPAGTTSTKPEGVYVQSFEERMAMQGTTTVGDYTVALMFTVPHTFWTLTNTERSKTAKTSENAIHLMAVVWDDETGTVLPDAGVSVELERAEFLAQEVMYPMLSQPMGFHYGGNFGLAGDGTYTANVSIGGITARTTGAFDGRFESAETAEMTVEFTEETRARVGSTPIEQAGEPGALAPRTTSYLKSIASAPEDLPGTVRGTAAIDDAYLVVTGLASAERVGRPEDAYLAVSARTRYNSYELSGMALDATLERDGETVYEGALARTLSPDLGYHYGAAVPSVEAGSELTLSVRTPPQVARHEGYETAFLDTASVTLAL, encoded by the coding sequence ATGCGCCGCCGACGGTTCCTCGCGCTCGGCTCCGGCCTCGCCGCTTCGACCCTCCTCGCTGGCTGTACGGGCGACACGAGCACGGACGCGACAGCGACGACGCCCGCGGGAACGACCAGCACAAAGCCCGAGGGCGTCTACGTGCAGTCCTTCGAGGAGCGGATGGCGATGCAGGGGACGACGACCGTCGGCGACTACACGGTCGCGCTCATGTTCACGGTGCCGCACACGTTCTGGACGCTGACGAACACGGAGCGCTCGAAGACTGCGAAGACCAGCGAGAACGCCATCCACCTGATGGCGGTCGTCTGGGACGACGAGACCGGGACCGTGCTGCCGGATGCGGGCGTCTCCGTCGAATTGGAGCGCGCGGAGTTCCTCGCGCAGGAGGTCATGTATCCGATGCTCTCCCAGCCGATGGGATTCCACTACGGCGGGAACTTCGGGCTCGCCGGCGACGGCACGTACACCGCGAACGTCTCCATCGGCGGCATCACAGCGCGTACCACGGGCGCGTTCGACGGGCGCTTCGAAAGCGCGGAGACCGCCGAGATGACTGTCGAGTTCACCGAGGAGACGCGCGCACGAGTCGGCTCTACACCCATCGAACAGGCGGGAGAACCGGGCGCGCTCGCGCCCCGGACAACCAGCTACCTGAAGTCGATTGCGTCCGCTCCCGAGGACCTGCCGGGGACGGTTCGCGGGACTGCGGCTATCGACGACGCCTACCTCGTCGTCACCGGCCTCGCGTCCGCCGAGCGCGTTGGCAGGCCGGAGGACGCGTATCTCGCAGTGTCGGCGCGAACGCGCTACAACAGCTACGAGCTCTCGGGGATGGCGCTGGACGCGACGCTCGAACGCGACGGCGAGACTGTCTACGAGGGCGCGCTGGCGCGGACGCTCAGCCCGGACCTCGGCTATCACTACGGAGCCGCGGTTCCGAGCGTCGAGGCCGGGAGCGAACTCACGCTTTCGGTGCGGACGCCGCCGCAGGTCGCGCGCCACGAGGGCTACGAGACGGCGTTCCTCGACACGGCGTCGGTGACGCTGGCGCTCTAG
- a CDS encoding DUF7282 domain-containing protein, producing the protein MRRAALAALLALALVASASPVAAHGNHVEVDSQHSANGTVVVEAVRPLTDGFVVLHRATEDGEIGNPVGHRKIDFDDGFQQNVPVEMDADAWADWPANGSLWVVFHADRDDDGEFDPGVDERASAFGATTSQSVTLAKRDQPASVVAERAQAQQTASATATVDSAVLPDDGFLVLRTETGTDGRVVGTKALDAGAHADVSVDFDSSLFSENRSTVGLYAQLYTDDGDGEFSERDRLVRAGDSPVSTYFLVWQVDENLATTTSEPVVQTPANDDSVVTPTETADATTSESGTSVLGYGVVHAIAALALAAVLLVRR; encoded by the coding sequence ATGCGTCGCGCCGCCCTCGCCGCCCTCCTCGCGCTCGCGCTCGTGGCGTCCGCCAGCCCCGTCGCCGCGCACGGCAACCACGTCGAGGTCGATAGCCAGCACTCCGCAAACGGCACCGTCGTCGTGGAGGCCGTCCGCCCGCTCACGGACGGCTTCGTCGTCCTCCACCGCGCGACCGAGGACGGCGAAATCGGGAACCCGGTCGGCCACAGAAAAATCGACTTCGACGATGGCTTCCAGCAGAACGTCCCCGTCGAGATGGACGCCGACGCGTGGGCCGACTGGCCCGCCAACGGGTCGCTGTGGGTGGTGTTCCACGCGGACCGCGACGACGATGGCGAGTTCGACCCCGGCGTCGACGAGCGCGCGTCGGCGTTCGGCGCGACGACCAGCCAGTCGGTGACGCTCGCCAAGCGCGACCAGCCAGCCAGCGTCGTCGCCGAGCGCGCGCAGGCCCAGCAGACCGCGTCCGCGACAGCCACCGTCGACAGCGCCGTGCTCCCCGACGACGGCTTCCTCGTGCTCCGGACGGAAACCGGTACGGACGGCCGCGTCGTCGGCACGAAAGCGCTCGATGCCGGCGCTCACGCGGACGTCAGCGTCGACTTCGACTCGTCCCTGTTCTCCGAGAACCGTTCGACAGTCGGGCTGTACGCGCAACTGTACACCGACGACGGCGACGGCGAGTTCTCCGAGCGTGACCGGCTCGTGCGCGCCGGCGACAGTCCCGTGAGCACGTACTTCCTCGTTTGGCAGGTCGATGAGAATTTGGCGACCACCACGAGCGAACCGGTCGTGCAGACGCCCGCGAACGACGACAGCGTCGTCACACCCACGGAAACCGCCGACGCGACCACCAGCGAGTCCGGCACGTCGGTCCTCGGCTACGGCGTCGTCCACGCTATCGCGGCGCTCGCACTCGCGGCAGTCCTGCTCGTCCGGCGGTAG
- a CDS encoding putative quinol monooxygenase, producing MIVLHATFPIDPARREDALDLADHLVEESNREDGVVDYRAAVDVQDENRIRFFEQYEDEAAVEAHENSEHFQRFEEELPDLLAGEPEILKFDVSDATELDL from the coding sequence ATGATTGTACTCCACGCGACCTTCCCCATCGACCCGGCGCGCCGCGAGGACGCCCTCGACCTCGCCGACCACCTCGTCGAGGAGTCGAACCGCGAGGACGGCGTCGTCGACTACCGGGCGGCCGTCGACGTTCAGGACGAGAACCGGATTCGATTCTTCGAGCAGTACGAGGACGAAGCCGCCGTCGAAGCCCACGAGAACAGCGAGCACTTCCAGCGATTCGAAGAAGAACTCCCGGACTTGCTCGCAGGCGAACCGGAAATCCTGAAATTCGACGTCAGCGACGCCACCGAACTCGACCTGTAG
- a CDS encoding twin-arginine translocation signal domain-containing protein produces MPSSDWSRRDVLKAAVATGSTAALAACLDLEPDKRPLRGSPASKPARQHAWNDHVRADNHGNVELPRHQTLLYLSLDRDGQPTESDRETVERALAVLDEAYEWSSDGLLFSVAYSPAYFERFDSALSGVDLPQPEPLSPFEDPVFDTQDVLVHLASDRADVVLEAEHALTGGNDEANGVGVDAALIDVLSVDSRRTGFVGAGMPAEHQDAAGIPGSKPVPEKSPLFMGFTAGFRENQATEDYVTIQSGPFAGGTTKVVSNLRQRLDDWYGEQNYDERVMELFSPGHAADGFVEGVGNNLGANSRVDDYVDDVEDHAHEHGRVGHAQKAARANRDSDGNVRVLRRHFESTDDIGSDRAVASLHFPSLQREISTFEDVRRAMNGTDVTEVTPAVRQRVNNGLLEYIFVRRRGYFLVPPRALRALPEPSP; encoded by the coding sequence ATGCCGTCCTCCGACTGGTCGCGCCGCGACGTGCTGAAGGCTGCCGTCGCTACCGGCTCGACGGCCGCCCTCGCTGCGTGTCTGGACCTCGAACCCGACAAGAGGCCGCTGCGTGGCTCCCCCGCGTCGAAGCCGGCGCGCCAGCACGCGTGGAACGACCACGTGCGCGCCGACAACCACGGAAACGTCGAACTGCCGCGCCACCAGACGCTCCTCTACCTCTCGTTGGACCGCGACGGGCAGCCCACGGAATCCGACCGCGAGACCGTCGAACGCGCGCTCGCCGTGCTCGACGAGGCCTACGAGTGGTCCAGCGACGGCCTGCTGTTCTCGGTGGCGTACTCGCCGGCGTACTTCGAGCGCTTCGACAGCGCGCTGTCGGGCGTCGACCTCCCGCAGCCGGAGCCGTTGTCGCCGTTCGAGGACCCGGTCTTCGACACACAGGACGTGCTCGTCCACCTCGCCAGCGACCGCGCAGACGTTGTGCTCGAAGCCGAACACGCGCTCACGGGGGGAAACGACGAAGCCAACGGTGTTGGCGTCGATGCGGCGCTGATTGACGTACTCTCGGTCGATTCGCGGCGGACGGGCTTCGTCGGCGCGGGGATGCCCGCCGAGCACCAGGACGCCGCCGGCATCCCAGGCTCGAAGCCGGTACCAGAGAAGTCGCCGCTGTTCATGGGGTTCACCGCGGGCTTCCGCGAGAATCAGGCGACCGAGGACTACGTCACCATCCAGTCAGGGCCATTCGCGGGCGGCACCACGAAAGTCGTCTCGAACCTCCGCCAGCGCCTCGACGACTGGTACGGCGAGCAGAACTACGACGAGCGCGTGATGGAACTGTTCAGCCCCGGCCACGCGGCCGACGGCTTCGTGGAGGGCGTCGGGAACAACCTCGGCGCGAACAGCCGCGTGGACGACTACGTCGACGACGTCGAGGACCACGCCCACGAGCACGGCCGCGTCGGGCACGCGCAGAAAGCCGCCCGTGCGAATCGCGACAGCGATGGGAACGTGCGCGTGCTCCGGCGCCACTTCGAATCCACGGACGACATCGGCTCCGACCGCGCCGTCGCGAGCCTCCACTTCCCGTCGCTCCAGCGCGAGATTTCGACGTTCGAGGACGTGCGTCGCGCGATGAACGGCACGGACGTGACGGAGGTGACGCCGGCCGTCCGGCAGCGCGTCAACAACGGACTCTTGGAGTACATTTTCGTGCGCCGGCGCGGCTACTTCCTCGTGCCGCCGCGGGCGTTGCGCGCGCTCCCCGAACCTTCCCCGTGA
- a CDS encoding tyrosine-type recombinase/integrase has product MSERSVDAGRGHDAEDPIEYFLEDMAYHGKSERTREAYGRVLREFEAFLAETGTEPAEADRRDCLAWVHELRGDHADSTVATYASYLNRFYGYMTQVGEFDGNPMTLVTQEMDEAIDTDPTRREVSIAQMRSFVAGITHPLERAVVLTLLKTGLRVGELCNLDIRDLALDAPAVEAAYNLGTRAQLDGRLDTLFVDPDVSRGEMTNAEERTASNKRKRATLVPVDGELRGALVRWLAIRPDTPSPAEPLFASTRDAWGQRLTPEMVRSFVREHAERAGWYRSGADAAENVTPHYFRHFFTTHLRDRTGDRGIVKYLRGDVADDIIDTYTHNWGDRVREVYLANVYSLT; this is encoded by the coding sequence ATGAGCGAGCGGTCTGTCGACGCCGGGCGCGGCCACGACGCCGAGGACCCGATCGAGTACTTCCTCGAAGACATGGCCTACCACGGGAAGTCCGAGCGCACACGAGAGGCGTACGGCCGCGTCCTCCGGGAGTTCGAGGCGTTCCTCGCGGAGACCGGGACCGAGCCCGCGGAGGCCGACCGTCGGGATTGCCTGGCGTGGGTACACGAACTCCGCGGCGACCACGCCGACAGCACCGTCGCGACGTACGCCTCGTATCTCAATCGGTTCTACGGCTACATGACCCAGGTCGGGGAGTTCGACGGCAACCCGATGACGCTGGTCACCCAGGAGATGGACGAGGCCATCGACACGGACCCGACTCGCCGCGAGGTCTCGATAGCCCAGATGCGGTCGTTCGTGGCCGGAATCACGCACCCGCTGGAGCGAGCGGTCGTCCTCACACTGCTGAAAACCGGGCTGCGCGTGGGCGAGCTCTGCAATCTCGACATCCGTGATCTCGCTCTGGACGCGCCCGCGGTCGAGGCTGCCTACAACCTCGGGACGCGCGCGCAACTGGACGGGCGGCTGGACACGCTGTTCGTCGACCCGGACGTGAGCCGTGGCGAGATGACGAACGCCGAGGAGCGGACGGCGTCGAACAAGCGCAAGCGCGCGACGCTCGTCCCCGTAGACGGGGAGTTGAGGGGCGCACTCGTGCGCTGGCTGGCGATTCGCCCGGACACGCCGTCGCCGGCGGAGCCACTGTTCGCGAGCACGCGGGACGCGTGGGGCCAGCGACTCACGCCGGAGATGGTGCGGTCGTTCGTCCGCGAGCACGCCGAGCGCGCGGGCTGGTACCGCAGCGGTGCTGACGCCGCCGAGAACGTCACGCCCCACTACTTCCGTCACTTCTTCACGACACACCTCCGGGACCGCACCGGTGACCGCGGCATCGTGAAGTATCTCCGCGGCGACGTTGCCGACGACATCATCGACACGTACACCCACAACTGGGGCGATCGGGTCCGCGAGGTCTACCTCGCGAACGTGTACTCGCTGACGTGA